The Limnochorda sp. LNt genome includes a region encoding these proteins:
- a CDS encoding SRPBCC family protein, giving the protein MEVRARTFVLASPERVYDALATPEGLNGWFTSEAVLEARPGGRLHLVWRDWGVDRTTVEDDGHVVEASRPDRLVWRWHPDTPSYTTEVAVTLQPRDGGTVVEVVESGFATDEGGRAAFVQNAVGWGEALTLLKVYLEYGIRARWR; this is encoded by the coding sequence GTGGAGGTTCGAGCCAGGACCTTCGTGCTGGCGAGTCCCGAGCGGGTCTACGACGCGCTCGCCACCCCCGAGGGGCTCAACGGGTGGTTCACGAGCGAGGCGGTCCTCGAGGCCCGCCCGGGCGGCCGGTTGCACCTGGTCTGGCGGGACTGGGGGGTGGACCGCACCACGGTCGAGGACGACGGCCACGTCGTCGAGGCCTCGCGACCCGACCGGCTCGTATGGCGCTGGCACCCCGACACGCCTTCGTACACCACCGAGGTGGCCGTCACGCTGCAGCCACGGGATGGCGGCACGGTGGTGGAGGTGGTGGAGAGCGGCTTCGCAACCGACGAGGGCGGCCGGGCAGCCTTCGTGCAAAACGCGGTGGGCTGGGGCGAGGCCCTCACCCTGCTGAAGGTGTACCTGGAGTACGGCATCCGAGCGCGGTGGCGTTGA
- a CDS encoding GNAT family N-acetyltransferase: protein MKDPAADVRFHPLEAGRWDDFERLMRTSRTCASCWCMWWRMTRRDFHQASGESRYEAMKGRVASGDVPGILAYLDNEPVGWCSVAPRESFPGIQGSPSLRPRDERPAWAITCFYVAPGWRRRGVMRALLDAAVEHARAGGATLVEGYPVERRDDRMPSVDAYTGLVPVFEEAGFVPLVRATPRRWVMRRGVDADPGARRVLEAYCDAWNRWDLNALFALFADDAVYRGTHRVLEGRDAIRRMYEASRARGRTSDLQARVVPLVSGTWGVGLYRRGGQGGHQLVALKHVAVRAGRILAHDLVEGEAASRESAREHDSGASSGRKPGGASTSRPARTNRSTGRSGSR from the coding sequence ATGAAGGACCCGGCGGCAGACGTGCGCTTCCACCCGCTCGAGGCGGGGCGGTGGGACGACTTCGAGCGCCTGATGCGCACCAGCCGCACGTGCGCGAGCTGCTGGTGCATGTGGTGGCGCATGACCCGCCGCGACTTCCATCAGGCATCGGGCGAGAGCCGCTACGAAGCCATGAAGGGCCGGGTTGCCTCGGGCGACGTGCCAGGGATCCTGGCCTACCTGGACAACGAGCCGGTCGGCTGGTGCTCCGTGGCACCCAGAGAGAGCTTCCCGGGCATCCAGGGCTCTCCCAGCCTGCGGCCGAGGGATGAGCGGCCTGCCTGGGCCATCACGTGCTTCTACGTGGCCCCCGGGTGGCGGCGACGGGGCGTGATGCGGGCGCTGCTGGATGCCGCGGTCGAGCACGCCCGGGCAGGCGGCGCCACCCTGGTAGAGGGCTACCCCGTCGAGCGGCGGGACGACCGCATGCCGTCGGTGGATGCCTACACGGGGCTGGTGCCAGTCTTCGAAGAGGCCGGCTTCGTGCCGCTGGTGCGGGCGACGCCCAGGCGGTGGGTGATGCGCCGGGGGGTGGACGCCGACCCTGGTGCTCGCCGCGTCCTCGAAGCCTACTGCGACGCGTGGAACCGGTGGGACCTGAACGCCCTCTTCGCCCTCTTCGCGGACGACGCCGTCTACCGGGGCACGCATCGGGTGCTCGAGGGACGTGACGCCATCCGGCGGATGTACGAGGCGTCGCGGGCGCGGGGCCGGACCTCGGACCTGCAGGCCCGGGTCGTGCCGCTGGTCTCCGGGACGTGGGGTGTCGGGCTGTACCGGCGAGGCGGGCAGGGTGGGCACCAGCTGGTGGCGCTCAAGCACGTGGCCGTCCGGGCCGGCCGCATCCTCGCGCACGACCTCGTCGAGGGCGAGGCCGCCTCGAGGGAGAGCGCTCGGGAGCACGACAGCGGCGCAAGCAGCGGGAGGAAGCCCGGCGGCGCGAGCACGAGCAGGCCCGCGAGGACGAACCGCTCGACCGGGAGGAGTGGCTCGCGATGA